Genomic segment of Sphingomonas sp. KRR8:
GCGCGGCTGGCGGTCGGCTACACGCTGGACGAGATCGCGAACGACATCACCGGCGGCGCGACCCCGGCCAGCTTCGAGCCGACGATCGACTATGTCGTCACCAAGATCCCGCGCTTCACCTTCGAGAAGTTCAAGGGCGCATCGAACAACCTGTCCACCGCGATGAAATCGGTGGGCGAGGTGATGGCAATCGGCCGTTCCTTCGCCGAGAGCCTGCAGAAGGCACTGCGCGGACTGGAAATCGGGCTGAACGGTCTCGACCGGGTGCGGCATCTGGAAGACGCCTCCACGGACGAGATCGCCGCCGCGCTTGCCACGCCGACGCCCGACAGGCTGCTGGTCGCCGCCGAGGCGCTGCGTCATGGTTTCACCGTCGACCGCATCAACGACATCGCCGGCTTCGACCCCTGGTTCCTGGAGCGGCTGGCCGAGATCGTCCGTGCCGAGGGTCAGGTCCGCGCCTTCGGTCTGCCCAACAACGCTGCGGAGATGCGGCGCCTGAAGGGGATGGGCTTCAGCGACGCCCGGCTGGCGCAGCTGTCGCTGCGCTCGACCGGCATGAACCGGGAGATGGGCGAGCTTCAGGCGCGGGGCCGTGGGATCGTTCATGCGGCGATGCGGGCGATGACGGGCGGGGTGACGGCAGACGAGGTGCGGTGGCACCGCCAGCACCTTGGCGTGCACCCGGTCTACAAGCGGATCGACAGCTGCGCGGCCGAGTTCGATGCGTCCACGCCTTACCTCTACTCGACGTACGAAGCCCCGCTGTTCGGCGAGCCCGAGGACGAGGCCGAGGTTTCCGACCGCAAGAAGGTCGTCATCCTGGGCGGCGGGCCGAACCGAATCGGGCAGGGGATCGAGTTCGATTATTGCTGCTGCCACGCCGCGTTCGCGCTTCGCGATGCGGGCTATGAGACGGTGATGATCAACTGCAATCCGGAGACGGTCTCGACCGATCCGGATACGTCGGACCGGCTCTATTTCGAGCCGCTGACGCAGGAAGACGTGCTGGAGATCGTCAAGCGCGAGCAAGCGCGCGGTGAACTGGCGGGCGTGATCGTGCAGCTGGGCGGGCAGACGCCGCTTAAGCTCGCCGCCGGGCTGCAGGCGGCAGGCATCCCGATCCTTGGCACGTCGCCCGACAGCATCGACCTCGCCGAGGACCGCGAGCGCTTCGCCGCGCTGGTCGCCCGGCTGAAGCTCCGCCAGCCCGAGAATGGCATCGCGCGCAGCCGGGACGAGGCGATGCAGGTGGCCGAGAAGATCGGCTATCCCGTGCTGCTTCGCCCCAGTTACGTGCTCGGCGGCCGGGCGATGGAGGTGGTCGACGGACCCGCCCAGCTCGACAATTACATCGCCACCGCCGTGGAGGTGTCGGGCAACTCGCCGGTGTTGATCGACCGCTACTTGCGCGACGCCGTGGAGGTCGATGTCGACGCCATCTGCGACGGCAAGGACGTGAAGGTCGCCGGCGTGCTCGAGCATATCGAGGAGGCCGGTGTTCACTCCGGCGACAGCGCCTGCTCGATCCCGCCATACAGCCTGTCGCCCGACATCGTGGCCGAGATCGAGCGGCAGACGCGTGAGCTTGCCCTCGCGCTCAAGGTCAAGGGCCTCATGAACGTCCAATTCGCCGTGAAGGATGGGCTGGTGTACCTGATCGAGGTCAACCCGCGCGCCAGCCGGACCGTGCCGTTCACCGCCAAGGCGATCGGGGTCCCGGTGGCGAAGATCGCGGCACGGGTGATGGCCGGCGAGGCGCTGGACGGCCTCCCATCCTTGCGCAAGCCCCAGGGCTATGTCGCGGTGAAGGAGAGCGTCTTCCCGTTCGCCCGCTTCCCGGGCACCGATCCCGTCCTCGGCCCGGAGATGAAGTCGACCGGCGAGGTCATGGGCATCGACAAGGACTTCGACATCGCCTTTGCCAAAAGCCAGCTTGGCGCGGGCACCAGGCTGCCGGACGGCGGCACGCTGTTCGTGTCGGTGAAAGACAGCGACAAGGACCAAATCCTGCCAGCTGTGCAGCTAATGATCGAATTGGGGTTCGACGTCATCGCGACCACGGGCACTGCCGGCTTCCTGGCGGGGAAGGGCTTGCCGGTGACGCTGGTCAACAAGGTGGCGCAAGGCCGGCCGCACGTCGTCGACAAGATGGTCGACGGCGAGGTGAGCCTGGTCTTTAACACGACCGAAGGGTGGCAGTCATTCAAGGACAGCCAGTCGATCCGTGCGACCGCGCTGAACCGCAAGGTGCCCTACGTCACGACGGTCTCCGCCAGCCTCGCCGTGGCCCGCGCCATCCGGGCCGTGCGCGGCCATTCGCTTGAAGTTCGCTCCCTTCAGTCCTATTATTCCGGCCTCGAAAGCTAAACCTCCCATGAACCAGCCCGCCAATCACGCGGCCCTCGGGTCAGCGCGGCGGGCGGGTTTTGTTGAGTGGATATGAAGGACTGGATGCGCCCATGGCGAGCGACAAGGTGCCGATGCTGGCCGAAGGCTATCGTCAGCTCGAAGACGAACTGAAGCGCCTCAAGATCGAGCGTCCGCAGGTCGTCGATGCGATCGAGGAAGCACGCGCACACGGCGATCTCAGTGAGAATGCCGAATATCACGCTGCCAAGGAGCGGCAGGGTCAGATCGAGGCGTACATCGCCGACATCGAGGATCGGCTGGCCCGTGCGCTGGTGATCGATCCGACCACGCTATCCGGCGACAAGGTCGTGTTCGGCGCGACCGTCAGCCTGATCGATGAGGACGACAAGCCGGTGAAATACCAGCTCGTCGGCCAGACGGAGGCGGACGCGAAGATCGGCCGGATCAGCTACAACAGTCCGCTTGGGCGCGCCCTGATCGGCCGGCAAGTCGGCGATGAGGTGGAGGTTACCACGCCTTCGGGTGACCGCTATTACGAGATAGCTCAGATCGAGTTCGTGTGAGCCCCGCGCTGGCTAGCGACCTTCTCGCATGACCATCAACTGGCGTTCGCCCACCATCGCCATCGCGGCGGTGACGAGCATCATCTCCCTGTTGATCCTGCTTCCGGGCTATCAAGGACTTGCGGCAGGCGCGATGGGGTTCATTCCGGCGCGCGCGTCGGGGATTCTCGACCTGTCCTCCGCAGTTCCCGTCCTGCTGACGCCGTTCAGCTGCACGTTGGTGCACGGCGGGCTGCTGCACCTGCTCTTCAACATGATGATGCTGTTGCTGTGCGGGATCGCGGTTGAACGGGTGCTTGGGGCGCAGGGGCTGGTCGTGATCTATCTGGTGAGCGCCGTCACTTCTGCGCTGGCGCAATGGGCGGTGCTGCCGCTCGGCGTCATTCCGGTGATCGGCGCGAGCGGCGCGATCAGCGGCGTGATCGGCGCCTATGCGCTGAGCTTCGGCAGGCCAAAGCAGGTCAGCCGCAACCCTTCGATTAATCGCCTGATCCACATCGTCTGGCTGGCAGTCGCCTGGACCGTGCTCCAGATCGGGGTTGGCTATGCGGCCGGGACCGAGGGCATGATGCTGGCGACACCGGCTCATATCGCCGGCTTCATCACCGGCCTGCTTCTGCAACGGCCGCTTCTGCTCTGGCGCTATCGCTCGGCCTGACGGTCAGACCTTGGCTTCGACATCCGGCTCGAGCAGGCGGTGCAGGTGCACCACCACATACTTCATTTCCGCGTCATCAACCGTGCGCTGGGCATTGGCGCGCCAGGCTTCCTCGGCGTCAGCGTAATTGTCGAAGAGGCCGACCAGATCGACCTTCTTGAGATCGACGAAGTCCAGGCCCTGCGGATCCTTGACCCGGCCGCCGAATACGAGGTGGAGCTTGCTCATGGGCCGGGGCCGATAGCACCCAAGTGACGTGGGTGAAAGGTTGGCTGAATTCTTCTTTCGTCCAGAGCGAAGGGGCCATAGCCGAAGGGCGTTGATGAAGACGCCCTTCGGCTATGCGTTGCTGCGCTCAGGACCCGCACATCCTCGGATTGCGGCGTCGAGGCTCAGGCGTTCGAGGAACCGCCAGAGGTCGTCCCGGCACCGAAGAACTCACGAACCTTGTCGCCCGCCATTTCGTCAAACCGCTGCTTGGCCATATCACGGCCGCGCTCGATTGCGCCGGTACCTGCGGTATTGAGCTTGGCACCAAGCGGCTGGAGCAACTCGCGCTCCTTGCGGCTGGCGGGAAGCACGGCGCCCAATACCGCGCCAAGGGCGACGCCCGCACCGAGTGCGATCAGCGGCGAATTGTCGATCTGGTCGGATGCGCTCTGCGACAGGTTGCTGAAGCGACCATCGTCCGCCTGGCTGGTGTTCGAATAGTCGGTGCTGCTACGCTTGGTCATTACTTATCCTCCTTGGCACGGACGCGTTCGCGCCGGCCATGATTGTCATTTTCGATGTCGTCCGCTTCGCCGCGCCACCAGCGCCCGATGGCCGCGATCAACGGCTTGCGGGCGATCAGCAGGGCGGTGGCGCCGGCAATGCCGGCAGCCATCATCGGCTTTTCCTTGACGGCCGTGACGGTGTCGTCAGCAACCACGATGCTCTTGTCCTTGGCGGCCTGCATGGCGTTTCCGGCAAGGGTCTTGGGGGCAAGGCGCGCCTTGACCTCCTCGACCGTCGCCATCAGCCGCGCCTTGGCGGCATCGGCCTGGCCTCTGGCCTGGGCGATCCGGACCTGATGGGCGTCGGTCATTTGGCCGCTCCCGTCATCTTCCGGACGCCGCCGTAGGCCAGGTAGCCAAGCACGCCCGCGACGGCGCCAAGGATGATCACAGTCAACAATCCCGCAAGCGCGGCGTTCATCAGCTGAGCAAGGCCCACCCAGATGAGCGCACAAACCGCCAAGAAAGCGGCATGGGCGAAGAGCAGTGCCGC
This window contains:
- a CDS encoding phage holin family protein — protein: MLKPASPPISGDDSVGDLLHRLVNDGKAYAQAEVAYVKTLGSEKAAQAKQPVIYGVAALLFAHAAFLAVCALIWVGLAQLMNAALAGLLTVIILGAVAGVLGYLAYGGVRKMTGAAK
- the greA gene encoding transcription elongation factor GreA, whose product is MASDKVPMLAEGYRQLEDELKRLKIERPQVVDAIEEARAHGDLSENAEYHAAKERQGQIEAYIADIEDRLARALVIDPTTLSGDKVVFGATVSLIDEDDKPVKYQLVGQTEADAKIGRISYNSPLGRALIGRQVGDEVEVTTPSGDRYYEIAQIEFV
- a CDS encoding DUF4170 domain-containing protein, which gives rise to MSKLHLVFGGRVKDPQGLDFVDLKKVDLVGLFDNYADAEEAWRANAQRTVDDAEMKYVVVHLHRLLEPDVEAKV
- the carB gene encoding carbamoyl-phosphate synthase large subunit produces the protein MPKRTDISSILIIGAGPIVIGQAAEFDYSGSQAVKALKAEGYRVIVVNSNPATIMTDPEGADATYIEPVTPEIVAKIIEAERPDALLPTMGGQTALNTALALFKDGTLDRLGVELIGANAEAIEKAEDRQKFRDAMDRIGLESPRSAIIHSVEEAMAALDSVGLPAVIRPSFTLGGTGGGIAYNRDEYLHFVRTGLEASPTTEVLIDESVVGWKEYEMEVVRDRADNAIIICSIENVDPMGVHTGDSITVAPALTLTDKEYQRMRSASIAVLREIGVETGGSNVQFAVDPKTGRMLVIEMNPRVSRSSALASKATGFPIAKVAARLAVGYTLDEIANDITGGATPASFEPTIDYVVTKIPRFTFEKFKGASNNLSTAMKSVGEVMAIGRSFAESLQKALRGLEIGLNGLDRVRHLEDASTDEIAAALATPTPDRLLVAAEALRHGFTVDRINDIAGFDPWFLERLAEIVRAEGQVRAFGLPNNAAEMRRLKGMGFSDARLAQLSLRSTGMNREMGELQARGRGIVHAAMRAMTGGVTADEVRWHRQHLGVHPVYKRIDSCAAEFDASTPYLYSTYEAPLFGEPEDEAEVSDRKKVVILGGGPNRIGQGIEFDYCCCHAAFALRDAGYETVMINCNPETVSTDPDTSDRLYFEPLTQEDVLEIVKREQARGELAGVIVQLGGQTPLKLAAGLQAAGIPILGTSPDSIDLAEDRERFAALVARLKLRQPENGIARSRDEAMQVAEKIGYPVLLRPSYVLGGRAMEVVDGPAQLDNYIATAVEVSGNSPVLIDRYLRDAVEVDVDAICDGKDVKVAGVLEHIEEAGVHSGDSACSIPPYSLSPDIVAEIERQTRELALALKVKGLMNVQFAVKDGLVYLIEVNPRASRTVPFTAKAIGVPVAKIAARVMAGEALDGLPSLRKPQGYVAVKESVFPFARFPGTDPVLGPEMKSTGEVMGIDKDFDIAFAKSQLGAGTRLPDGGTLFVSVKDSDKDQILPAVQLMIELGFDVIATTGTAGFLAGKGLPVTLVNKVAQGRPHVVDKMVDGEVSLVFNTTEGWQSFKDSQSIRATALNRKVPYVTTVSASLAVARAIRAVRGHSLEVRSLQSYYSGLES
- a CDS encoding rhomboid family intramembrane serine protease; amino-acid sequence: MTINWRSPTIAIAAVTSIISLLILLPGYQGLAAGAMGFIPARASGILDLSSAVPVLLTPFSCTLVHGGLLHLLFNMMMLLLCGIAVERVLGAQGLVVIYLVSAVTSALAQWAVLPLGVIPVIGASGAISGVIGAYALSFGRPKQVSRNPSINRLIHIVWLAVAWTVLQIGVGYAAGTEGMMLATPAHIAGFITGLLLQRPLLLWRYRSA